The Akkermansia sp. RCC_12PD genome contains the following window.
ACGTTTCCTATGATGCTAATGACAGACCCATCTCCTTCACCAGTGAAGATAACCGTCTAGTGATTTCTTTTAAATATGATTGCATAGGTCGATGCTTCGAAAAAAAAGTTGTAGTCAACAAAATAACAGATAGTCACATTTATTATCTCTACCGGGGTTATTTACAAATCGCCGAACTAGATTTGATGCATCCTGAAGCTATGTTGGTAAAAAGCTATTGGTGGGATCCAAATGAGCCATTAACTACACGCCTTCTGATGATGAAATGCTGGAAAGAAAACATGGCAGCTAAAAAAGAACATTTTTACTATCTATACGATTCCTTAAAAAATGTTACTTCTATCTTTGGAGAACAGAAGGAAAGAAAGGCATTATATGAATATAGTTCCTTCGGACAAGTTCTTAAATCAGAAGGTGATATTGCTCAATTTAATAAGTTCCGTTTTTCCTGTGAATATATGGATGATGAATTGGGACTCATCTATTACAATTATCGGCATTTCAACCCTACAGACGGCAGGTGGATCAACAGAGACCCCATTACCGAACGGGGAGGATGGAATCTATATGAATTCGTATCCAACGCCAACAACAAAATAGACTATTTAGGATTGAATGACTGTTACTGGAGTTCAACTGCAAATATGCCCCTACCTAGACCAACTTCTTCTACGCCCGAACCGGATGAGCCAGATGGTCTAGAAAGTTTTGAAAAAGCACTAAATGAAAATTTAAAAACACTTTCAGAGTATAAGTGCACCTTTTTAATCACCTATTCACAACATGGGAATATTGTAGGCGAAAAATTTGATACTAAAGCTGTTGTAGAAAAAGTGAAAATGTTGATACAGAAAAAATTCGATAAGGACTGTTTAACAATCAAAGAAGTACCGTCTCACACACCTGAATGTCTTATAGAAACAATGAAAAAAGAAAAATGTTTGTGTGGAATTGTATACATCGGTCATTCGTCTACGAATCCCTCTAGAATGATTTTTGACCCGGCTGCAAATGGTCAAAAAAGTATTGCGTCAAGTCAAACAGAAGGAAATCCCCATAGATATCCGCCCACCTGTCTACCTGTAGACAATCTTCTTCCGTGTAATACTTCTGCAATTTTTGGATGTCAATCCGCAAAGGGTGAAAATTCTATTTCTGAATCCATAAGTAAACATTTTTGCGGAACAGTAGTTGGTTCAAAGGGGAAATTAAATTTTGATGGAGGCAATCCATATACACCTTCATTCTTGTGGATGGGTGGCAGTGAATTTGTCAAATTCAAAAATGCTAAAGAAAAAGAAAAAGAAGTGCCAAAAGAATGTTGTTGCACAAAAGAAAAAAAAGATGTTGAATAATAATATGTTTTTTAAAGTAATAAAAATCGTTTCTTTTAGTTCATTGATGCTCACCTCGTCTTGCAAAGAGAATCAATCTGGTACTGAAAAACCTCAAAGTCAAAATGGATCTATGGAAAACACTCTCAAGAAAGAAAGAAAAAAAGCCATCATTAACGTGATTGCTACTACTCTTCTCGCGATGAATGGTGAGGAATGTTTTACTTGGAAAGGACTAGCACCTGCTGCATTTTATCGAGGCATTTTATTTTCTATCAATTTAAAAAACACTACCCAGGAATTTCAAAGAGAATATGCAGTGATGATGCTGAATTTATCAAAAATATCCGACCATGAAAAAGACATGTCCCATGCTGAAATGAATAAAAAAATGGCGCCAGTATTTCGCCAATTCAGGGATTATCTTAAAAACAACTACAGAGATATAAATATTGATTATATTATAGAACAATTTGGCAATTTTAAAAATAGGAGTCATGAATATGCAATGTTAAAATTTGAAGGTGTTGAAAATAAAGATAAAATATCCATAAAAGAAGAAGAAAAATATTCTTTTCTTGAAATGAGATGTACAACATTGAAAGAGCAATTAGATTATTTAGAAAAGTCCAACAAATTTAAGGAAGAATTCATTAATGAAATGATGCATGACCGCAATGTCAGTCAATAATAAGTCTATAAAAATTACGATGCCCTTGTAATTTCATTTAAAAGCATGAGGGACAGCGACTCCTATTCATTTCTCCCAACAGCCGTCATATCGGCAGTCTTTTGACATCATGAAATAATAGCCTTAGACACCTCTCAGGGATTCATCTGTTTTTTCAAATGTCCCAGTAAACCGGAGCAGGCATCTTCCAGAAGTTTCACGACGTGTTCAAATCCTTCCCGGTCGCCATAATAGGGATCCGGTACCTCTTCATCCAGAAAATGGGTTGCGAAAAAGCACATGGGTACGATTTTTCGTTCTGCGAGCCCATTCTTGTCCATCTTCTTCAAATCGCGCAGGTTTTCCCGGTCCATACCCACAATCAGATCAAACTCTTCCAAGTCATTCTTCCGGACAGGGCGTGATTTGAGTCCTGGATTACTGTAGCCGTATTTTTTCAAGGCTTCCAGCATCCGGGCATCGGGAGGATATCCCCGATGGTAGCCGATCATGCCGGCGGAGTCGCTTTCAATTTGCCCTTCCAAACCTTGTTCCTTCACCATGGCCTTGAAAATGATTTCAGCGGCAGGAGAGCGGCAGATGTTACCCAGGCAGACGAAAAGGATGCTGTACGGTTTTGGGGTATTCATGGACATGATTCTTTTTCTTTTAGGATAAGAGAGGCGTTTTTGCAGATCAAGAGGGAAGAGTTTTCTACAGGGCAGCCACCATTCTTCCCGCCGGCGTTTGTTCAGCTGCGCTCTTCCGGGGCATATCTTCAAAAACGGAAGGTCTGTGTGTTTCGGCTTGCGTCAAAGGGTATTTGACTGTAGATTGTCGCATGGCAGATTTCCCTCTTGGATTAAGTTTTGACGACGTGCTCCTGCTGCCCCGCCTGAGCGCGATTCTTCCCGGTGATGCGGACATCAGTTCCCAGCTCGTTCCCGGATTCAACATGAAAATCCCCGTGCTTTCCGCGGCCATGGACACCGTTTCCGAATCGGAACTGGCCATTGCCCTGGCACGTGAAGGCGGCCTCGCCGTCATCCACCGCAACAATCCCATCGACATTCAGGCGGCCATGGTCTCCCGCGTGAAGCGGTTTGAAAACGCCGTCATCCCGAACCCCGTCACGGTGAGCAAAGACATGACGCTTGAAGAAGTCCATCACGTCATGATGGACCAGGGTTACTCCGGCTTCCCCGTGGTGGATGCCAACCGAAAGCTGGAAGGCATCGTCACCGGCCGCGATATGCGCGGAGTGGACGATTACGAACACGTGCTGGTGAAAGATGTGATGACCCCTCTTTCCCGCCTGATTACCGCCGCCCCCAGCACCACTATTGAAGAAGCTCGCCACATCCTTTACACGCACCGCATTGAAAAGCTTCCCCTCGTGGATGAAAACGGCGTTCTTGCCGGCCTGATCACGGAAACGGACATCCAGAAGCGCGCCATGTTTGCGGACGCCTCCAAGGACGACCACGGCCATCTGCGCTGCGGCGCTGCCGTAGGCGTAGGCCCCGACTACCTGGACCGGGCCAAGGCCCTGGTCGCCGCAGGGGCTGACGCCCTGTTCATCGACGCCGCCACAGGCCATACCACACGCGTGATGGATGTGGTTTCCAATCTCCGCAAGCTGACGGACCGCCCCATCGTGGCCGGCAACGTAGTCACTGCGGAAGGCGCTTCCGACCTGATCAAGGCGGGCGTCCAGGCCATCAAGGTGGGCGTGGGTCCCGGCTCCATCTGCACCACCCGCGTCATTTCCGGTGTGGGGATGCCCCAGTTCACCGCCATTAAGGAAGTAGCTTCCGTGGCCCGCCCCGCAGGCGTAACCGTCATTGCGGACGGCGGCATCCGCTATTCCGGAGACATCGTGAAGGCCCTGGCGGCCGGCGCCGACCTGGTGATGCTGGGCGGCCTGCTGGCAGGCACGGAGGAAAGCCCCGGCAAGGTAGTCCATTACCAGGGCCGCCACTTCAAGCAATACCGCGGCATGGGGTCCCTCGGAGCCATGCGCCGCGGCTCCGGCGACCGGTACGGGCAGAACAGCTCCGGCAAGCTCGTTGCGGAAGGTGTGGAAGCCCGCGTCCCGTACAAGGGCATGCTGGCGGACGTCGTCTTCCAGCTCATGGGCGGCCTGCGTTCCGGCATGGGCTACCTGGGCGCCCGCAACCTGCAGGAGCTCCGGGAAAAGGCCCGGTTCGTCCAAATCACTTCCGGCGGCCTGAAGGAAAGCCATCCCCACGACATCACCATCACGGAAGAACCCATCAACTATTCCTGCTAAAATCTCTCTCATGGACGACAAACATCTCGTAGCCGTCATCGACTTCGGCTCTCAATACACCCAGCTCATCGTGCGCCGCGTGCGCGAACTGGGCTACATGGCCAAACTGTACGCTCTGGAAGACCTGGACCAGATCCACGAACCCGGAGCCGTCATCCTTTCCGGCGGCCCCAAAAGCACGACGGACGCAGACGCGCCGGATATCGACTTCAACTGGCTCCAGGGCCTGAACGTTCCCGTTCTGGGCGTATGCTACGGCATGCAGCTTCTCAACATCAAGCATGGCGGGAGCGTCAAGGCCAGCAACAAGCGGGAATACGGCCCCGCCGCCCTCATTCCGGAATCCCTCACAGGGCTGTATCAAGACATGTCCCCTTCCTCCCAGGTATGGATGAGCCATTCGGACACGGTGGACCATCTGGCGGAAGGCTGCCGGATCATCGCCCGCAATGCGGAAGGAATTCCCGTCTCCCTGCAATGGGGGGAAACCACCTTCGGCATCCAGTTCCACCCGGAAGTGACCCACTCCCATGAAGGGCGGACCATTCTGCGCAATTTCCTCTCCTGCGCCGCCAATCTGAAAAAATTCGACATCGGCGACTTCAAGAGGGAACTCATCCGTGAAATCCGCGAACGCGTGGGCGACAAGCAGGTCGTCTGCGGCGTTTCCGGCGGCGTGGACAGCACCGTGCTGGCCGTTCTGCTGCATGAAGCCGGGGTAAACATGCGCGCCATCTTCGTGGACAATGGCCTTCTGCGGAAAAACGAGGCGGATGAAGTCCGCGCCAACTTCGCACGCATGGGTGTCAAGATTGAAACGGTGGACGCCTCCGAACGCTTCCTGACGGCCCTGGCCGGAGAGGGAGATCCGGAAAAGAAGCGCCGCATCATCGGCGGCCTGTTCATTGACGTATTCTGGGATGCCGTGGGCAATGCGGAAATGCTTGCCCAGGGGACCCTGTATCCGGACGTGATTGAAAGCGCCTCCAACGCCAAATCCAAGGCTTCCGTCATCAAAACGCACCACAACCGCGTGGAACGCGTTCTGGAGCTTCAGGCGCAGGGGAAGGTACTGGAACCCCTGGCGGAACTGTTCAAGGACGAGGTACGCGAACTGGGAGCCTCCATGGGCATCCCCCACGACATTCTGTGGCGCCACCCCTTCCCCGGTCCCGGCCTGGCCGTGCGCTGCCCCGGCGTGGTCACCAGGGACCGGCTGGACATCATCCGGGAATGCGACGCCATCTTCATCGGCAACCTGAAAAAATACGGCTGGTATGAAAAAGTCTGGCAGGCCTATGCCGGCCTCATTCCCGTCAAGACGGTGGGCGTCAAGGGGGATGAACGTTCCTACGAATGGGCCACCAATCTGCGCGCCATTGTGTCGGAAGACGCCATGACGGCGGACTGGGTGGAACTGCCTGCCGCCCTGCTGCGTGAAACCAGCAACCGCATCCTCAATGAAGTAAAGGGCATCAACCGCGTCCTTTATGATATTTCTACGAAGCCTCCGGCCTCCATCGAGTGGGA
Protein-coding sequences here:
- a CDS encoding low molecular weight protein-tyrosine-phosphatase, coding for MNTPKPYSILFVCLGNICRSPAAEIIFKAMVKEQGLEGQIESDSAGMIGYHRGYPPDARMLEALKKYGYSNPGLKSRPVRKNDLEEFDLIVGMDRENLRDLKKMDKNGLAERKIVPMCFFATHFLDEEVPDPYYGDREGFEHVVKLLEDACSGLLGHLKKQMNP
- the guaB gene encoding IMP dehydrogenase; amino-acid sequence: MADFPLGLSFDDVLLLPRLSAILPGDADISSQLVPGFNMKIPVLSAAMDTVSESELAIALAREGGLAVIHRNNPIDIQAAMVSRVKRFENAVIPNPVTVSKDMTLEEVHHVMMDQGYSGFPVVDANRKLEGIVTGRDMRGVDDYEHVLVKDVMTPLSRLITAAPSTTIEEARHILYTHRIEKLPLVDENGVLAGLITETDIQKRAMFADASKDDHGHLRCGAAVGVGPDYLDRAKALVAAGADALFIDAATGHTTRVMDVVSNLRKLTDRPIVAGNVVTAEGASDLIKAGVQAIKVGVGPGSICTTRVISGVGMPQFTAIKEVASVARPAGVTVIADGGIRYSGDIVKALAAGADLVMLGGLLAGTEESPGKVVHYQGRHFKQYRGMGSLGAMRRGSGDRYGQNSSGKLVAEGVEARVPYKGMLADVVFQLMGGLRSGMGYLGARNLQELREKARFVQITSGGLKESHPHDITITEEPINYSC
- the guaA gene encoding glutamine-hydrolyzing GMP synthase, encoding MDDKHLVAVIDFGSQYTQLIVRRVRELGYMAKLYALEDLDQIHEPGAVILSGGPKSTTDADAPDIDFNWLQGLNVPVLGVCYGMQLLNIKHGGSVKASNKREYGPAALIPESLTGLYQDMSPSSQVWMSHSDTVDHLAEGCRIIARNAEGIPVSLQWGETTFGIQFHPEVTHSHEGRTILRNFLSCAANLKKFDIGDFKRELIREIRERVGDKQVVCGVSGGVDSTVLAVLLHEAGVNMRAIFVDNGLLRKNEADEVRANFARMGVKIETVDASERFLTALAGEGDPEKKRRIIGGLFIDVFWDAVGNAEMLAQGTLYPDVIESASNAKSKASVIKTHHNRVERVLELQAQGKVLEPLAELFKDEVRELGASMGIPHDILWRHPFPGPGLAVRCPGVVTRDRLDIIRECDAIFIGNLKKYGWYEKVWQAYAGLIPVKTVGVKGDERSYEWATNLRAIVSEDAMTADWVELPAALLRETSNRILNEVKGINRVLYDISTKPPASIEWE